The genomic DNA GAGGCCGACGGCGAAGCGTTTTTTCTCGCCGATGACGGCAAAGACGACCCGGTCGCGGAACTCGATGCCGACATCCGCGGCTTCCTTGCCGAGCCCGTTGAAGGCGAAACCCACGCCCAATGCCGCTTTCCCGAGCGTTTTCACTGGCTCCGGCAAGAGCTGCAGCTCGATCCCGCGCGTGTTCCCGCGGTGGCTTGTCCCGATTTCGATTACTGGTATTCCCGGCTCAACCCCGGGAGCGTGAAGCTCATCTTCGCCGCCGCGTATCTCAACAACCCGGCGTCCATGTACGGGCACACCTTCCTGCGCTTCGACAAGAAGGACGCGCCGCCGGGCAGCGACCTGCTCTCGACGATCATCAATTTCTCGGCAAAGATCGGCAACGACCCGGGCGTGATCTACGCAGCCAAGGGGCTCTGGGGCGGCTACGACGGCTACTTTCAGACGATTCCCTACTACATGCGGGTCCAGAAATATTCGAATCTCGAGAACCGCGACCTCTGGGAATACGACCTCAACCTCACGCAGGACCAGATTGATTCCATGGCGCGCCACCTCTGGGAGCTGGGCGGCACGCATTTCGACTACTGGTTCTTTGACGAGAACTGCTCGTACCATCTGCTTGCCGTGATCGAGATCGCGCGCCCCGACCTCCATCTTCGCGAACAGTACCGCACGTGGGCCATCCCAATCGATACCGTGCGCTCCCTGCTCGCCGACAAGCAGCTCATCGGAAAAATCAGCTACCGGCCCTCTTTCTACAAACAGACCCTTACCGCGCGTGAGCACATGAGCCGCGAGGAACGCACGCTAACCGAACAAATTGCCGAAGAACTGGGTCCCGGGCGCTTCGAGGGTATCGGCGCACTGACGCCCGAACGCCAGGGGCTCGTGCTCGATACCGCCGATCTCTACCTGCGTTACCGCATGCAGCGCGGCGATGTCGAACAGGATGCTGCCAAGAACGCCGACCGCGAGATTCTTGCCCGGCGCGCGGCAATCGATGCGCGATCGCCCAGTTACGAAGTCCCCACCCCCGTGCGGCCCGATGAATCCCACCACTCCGGCCGCATTGCCGCGGGCGCGGGCGTCTCGCGCGCGAGCGTCTTCGAGGAAATTCTCTGGCGCCCGGCGCTGCGTGATTTTCTTTCGCCGCCCAAGGGGTTCGAGCCCGGCAGCTTTCTGGAGATGGGTTCGATCCGGATGCGCTTCACCCACG from Chrysiogenia bacterium includes the following:
- a CDS encoding DUF4105 domain-containing protein: MNRVLFIAILLGLSLLPARAFAADDGYAAELISQARARDLGNSRYWTLLLHYRFHIFTGWRSEADGEAFFLADDGKDDPVAELDADIRGFLAEPVEGETHAQCRFPERFHWLRQELQLDPARVPAVACPDFDYWYSRLNPGSVKLIFAAAYLNNPASMYGHTFLRFDKKDAPPGSDLLSTIINFSAKIGNDPGVIYAAKGLWGGYDGYFQTIPYYMRVQKYSNLENRDLWEYDLNLTQDQIDSMARHLWELGGTHFDYWFFDENCSYHLLAVIEIARPDLHLREQYRTWAIPIDTVRSLLADKQLIGKISYRPSFYKQTLTAREHMSREERTLTEQIAEELGPGRFEGIGALTPERQGLVLDTADLYLRYRMQRGDVEQDAAKNADREILARRAAIDARSPSYEVPTPVRPDESHHSGRIAAGAGVSRASVFEEILWRPALRDFLSPPKGFEPGSFLEMGSIRMRFTHDPGNFSANKNEFTIENYEVFKIFSLWPLDPWSFRLSWKASVGGSLPRETYCEEIHCLTGGANVGGGLSYRTGLWRSETFYVFGEALAEGGDGFSKNYRIAPIASGGIIVDLADFWQVQAEARYLYPIWGDRDPIKNERRDVWDVKVETAFYLSRNVELRGWARAGTVRDEVGGYLGWYY